The nucleotide sequence CGACCGAGCCAACGTGCCGATGCAAGGGCCGCAGCCTCGGTAATGCGAACAATATCCAGAGCCAGATTTTTCTCCGGTGCTTCCGCCATGATATCCTCCACTCAAATCAGCGTTGTGCAACACACTGCTCTTACCCCAGTGCGTTGCGGGCTTCAAGAAAAAACCCCCGCCCTCGCGGCGCAGCCAAGGGCGCTTTTTGCGCCGCGCCTGCCAACAGCATCATCCTGCACTGTTAAAGTTAGTTAATCCGGCAGGCTAAACAGCCCTGCCACAGGCGTCTGCCAGCCGCCGCCAAAGGGCACGTGGCTCACGTAGAGCGACAGCGGCTCCTGACGGCGCTTGAATTCTGCCCGAAACAGCTTGCCGCGCACTTCTTCACGGGTGGGCGACAGCGGCCCAGATTCCGCCTCGGCAGGCTGCAGCAGGTCTTCAAGAATCGGGTCAAGATCCTCGTAGGGCAGCAGGCTGTCCGAATCTTTCTGGCCGGGGCGCAGCTCCGCCGAAGGGGCCTTGGTAAAAATTTCTTCGGGTATGATCTCCGCGCCGCGGTGCGCATTGTACCAGCGGCCTACAGCGTACACCTGGGTTTTGGTGAGGTCGCCTATTACTGCCAGCGCGCCCACCGAATCGCCGTACAGGGTGCAGTAGCCCATGGCGCCCTCGCTCTTGTTGCCGGTATTGAGCACCAGCGCCCCGGCCCGGTTGGCCAGCGAGGTTATGAGCGTGCCGCGTATGCGGGCCTGCACGTTTTCAAAGGTGACGTCGCCGGGCAGTTCTTCAAACAGATCAAGGCCGGGCTTGAGCGCCACGGCAAAGGCATCCATAAGCGGGCCTATGGGCAGGGTCACCGTGGTGATGCCCAGGTTTTTTGCCAGTTTGGCGGCGTCGTTCAGCGAGCCGTCGCTGCTGTGGGGCGAAGGCAGCAGCACGCCGGTGACGTTTGCCGCGCCCAGGGCCTCCACGGCCACGCTGCAGACAAGGGCCGAATCCATACCGCCCGAAATGGCCACAATGCCTTTTTGCGCCCCGCACTTGCGCACAAAGTCGCGCGTGCCGAGCACAAGCGCCCGCCAGTAATCTTCTTCAACGCAGGCGGCCAGCGGCTCTGGAGTTTTGGGCGTTCCCTGGCCGCGCGCCGTATCCACCACCAGCACGTCCTCCTCAAAGGCCTTGCCTCTGGCAAGCAGCTGCCCGGTGGGGTCAAAAACAAGGCTCTGGCCGTTGTACACGCGGCTGTCGTTGCCGCCCACCATGTTTACCGAAAACATGTGCACGTGGTGCCGGGCCGCCACGTGCGAAAGCAGGTGCTCGTCCGTCTCTTGCGCGCCCACGCTGAAGGGGGCGGCCGCCATGTGCACCAGGGCGTCCACGCCGCGCTGCACCAGCTCCATAAGCGGGTTGTGGCCGCTGGCGTAGCGGGTTTTCCAAAAGGAGCCGTCCTCGCTCTGCGCGTCCTCGCACAGCACCACGCCGATGCGCCAGCCGCCCATGGTGACAATGCCGCAAGAGATGCCCCGGTCAAAATAACGGGCGTCTTCATCGGCAGATTCGGCAACGCTGGGGTTTTGCCCCTGATTCTGGTAAACCTTGCGCGAAACAACCTGCCAGCCGCCTTTTTCGACCAGCACCGCCGCGTTGGACAAAAGCCCCGAGGCGTACACGCTGGGCACGGGCGCACCCACCAGCAGCGAGGGGCCGTCCTTGAGTTCCGCCGCCAGAATATCCAGGGCCCTGAGGCAGCCCGAGGCAAAGCCCTGTGCGCACAGATAGTGCCCCGGAGCCACGCCGCACAGCGCCAGCTCGGGCGTAACGCACAGATCCGCCCCGGCGGCTCCGGCCTGACGGGCGGTGCTGATGATGCGTTTCAAATTTCCGGCCACGTCGCCGGTAACGGTGTTGCACTGCAATAGGGCGATTTTCATACCGATGCCTCCCCCATGTTACAAGTAGTTGTGCAGGGGGCCGCCCGGCGCTGCCAGGGCCTCCACCTTGCGAATAACCGCCGCGTCCTCTTCCAGTGGGGGGGCATGGAAGGGCTTGAGGCGTGCGTCTATGACGAGCGGCGCTTCGCACGACCAGTGTCTGGCCCGCGTGGCGGCGCTGGCGCCGTACACGTCTGTGGCCGGGTCTGACCGGGTAAAGGCCGCCCATAAAAAATTGTCCAGGCCAGCGGCGCAAAAGCCCGCGTCGTCGGCAACGACTATGAGCGGAAAAGCCTCGCGCCCCGGCCACAAGGCCAGAGCCTCTGCCAGGGATTCCATATCAGGGTCGGGCTGGTTGCGCCCGAGCGCATGACGCGGCCCGCCAATGACCAGCAGGCCGGGGCCGCATACGCGCACAGGGCCAAACCCTGACGGCAGGGGCGGCAGCTCCGCCGTGGGGCCTGCAAGCTCGCAGCCAAGCTCGCGCTTTTTTTTGCCCGCCGAGGCCCAGACAAGCTTGGAGCCCTCGTTGAGCGCGCCGCCGGTGTAGTCCAGCGTGTCGTTAGTGCTGCGGGTGATGAAGTGCAGATCGCGTGAAAAGTCGGCCCGCTCGAGCAAATGCCGCAAAAAGGCTGGCACGTCGCGGGCCGTAAGACCCGGCGCGTCTTCGTGCGCAACCAGAAAAACATACTTGGCCAGGGCCGTCTGGGTGGTGCCCAGCAGGTGCAGGCCTGCGGTTATCAGCTCGCGGGGGCGGCGTTCATCCTCATACGGCGTGTAGCGCTCGCTGCCCACGGCCAGCAGCAGGGGGTGCACGCCCGCCGCATCCACGGCGTGCACGTCGCATATGCCCTGAAATACCTGCGGCACCAGCGGCCCGGTCAGTTCGTGGATAAAATCGCCAAAGACCGTGTCCTCCTGCGGGGGACGGCCCACTGCGGTAAAGGGCCAGATGGCCCCCTGCCGGTGATGGACGGCATCGACCCTGAGCACGGGGAAGTCGTGCGCAAGGCTGTAATAGCCTACATGGTCGCCAAACGGCCCCTCCGGCTTGCAGTGCGGCAGCACATGCCCGCTGATGCAAAAATCGGCCTGCGCCAGCACGGGCAGGGGCAAACCGGGAACACTGGCCATTTCTGTGCGCCTGCCACCCAGCAGACCGGCAAAGCGCAGCTCCGACAAGCCCTCGGGCAGCGGCATGACGGCGGCCACGGTCAGGCTTGGCGGCCCGCCCACATAAATATGCACTGGCAGCGGCTTGCCCAGTTCAAGGGCGCGGGCGTGGTGCGCGCCAATACCACGGTGAATCTGGTAGTGCAGGCCCACCTCGTCCGGCGAGTACTGGTTGCCGCCCAGCTGCACGCGGTACATGCCAAGGTTGGAGGCATCCGCGCCGGGTTTGGCGGGGTCTTCGCTGTACACAAGGGGCAGGGTTATGAAGGGGCCGCCGTCCATGGGCCAGCAGACAAGACGGGGCAAATCGGCCACCTTGCAGCGGCACTGCAGCACCGGGGGCACTGCCGCCGCCTGCTCAGCCCGCGCCCTGCGCATCTGGGGCAACATGTTCACAAGGCCGGGCAAGGCCTTGAGCGATCGCAAAGGATGTTTTACGGCTGCGGCGGGGTCGGCCTTGGCGGCCAGCACGGCCTCCACTGCGGGCAGACTGCGCCGGAAAATAAAATGCAGCCTCTCGCGCGTGCCAAAAAGGTTGGACAGCATGGGAAAGGACGTTCCCCTGACCCTGGTGAACAGCAGGGCCGGGGCCTTGGCGCGAAAGGCGCGGCGCTGGATTGCGGCCAGCTCCAGATGCGGGTCTACCTCGGCATCGATGCGCACCAGGTGGCCGTTGGCCTCAAGGTCAAGCACGCACTCCTGCAGGTTGCGGTAGCTCATAGCGCCCCCTCTCCGCCTGCAGCTGCGGGGGCTACAGCGTCAAACCGGGGCTGCACGCCAGCTATGGCGCGTTTGCCCGCAAGCGTTGCCGCAAAATCAGCCAAAATTTGCGCGTGGTCAAACACCAGCGGCTGCGGCAGGGCGTCTAGCGGATAAAAGGCCGCCTGGGCAGCGTCGTCCCCAGCCCGCAACGAGTCAGTATTACGGGCAGAGCCCGTAAACGCCACCGTCAGCGTGTGCTGGCGCGGGTCGCGGTCCGGGCGGGAGTAGACGCCCAAAAGCCCGGTCAGTTCCACATCAAGCCCGGTTTCTTCAAGCATTTCGCGCACAGCTGCGGTTTCCGCGCATTCGCCTTCTTCGATAAACCCGCCAGGCAGGGCAAAACCCACAGGCTCGTTGGCGCGACGGATGATCACCACTCCCCTGTCAGGGGCATAAATGACCACATCCGTGGTGGGCGTGGGGTTTCGGTAGCTGGAATATGGCTTGCCGCAGTGCGGGCAGGTAACCTGGCGTTTCATGCGTTCTCCATAGAGGGGGGCGCGGTACGGCGCGTAACTGATCCATACTAAGCCAGCACGACCCGAGTCGCAAGCGCGGGAAACACCAGGCCCCAAAGCCGCATGTTTGCGTCCGCACAGGGGCTGGCCGAAACATGTCCGCTTTTCTGGTCTATGAACCGCGCGTTTGCGCACGCGCGGGGAATTGCTGCCCGCAGCCTGTGTGCTGATGGCGGCGATCGCGCGTTTGCGCACGCGCGGGGAATTGACAAAAAAGTATGGATACCATACAAAACGCATATGAAAAAAGACGGACACAAAAATACTGTTGAACTTCGCATACAAAAATCCATGCTTAAAACCCTGGGGCACGAGGCGGCGCACGGGCCGCGCAGCGCAGCACTGAGCCACGCACTGCTGGGCATCATGACGCGCTTTCAGGAACTTGAGCGCCAGTGCTCCAAATTTGGCACCGATGTGGACATCCATCTGGCGGAAATCCACACAATCATGGCCATCCACAACAATCCGGGCATCCATGTGGGTGGCCTGGCGGAATGCCTTGGCGTCACCAAGGGCAGCGTTTCCGAGCTGCTGCGCAGGCTGGAGCGCAAGGGCCTAGCCTACAAGGCCAAAGATCCTCTTAAAATGACCCGCCTCAATGTCTTTTTGACCGACAAGGGCAAAATTGCGCACGAGCACCACATGATCTTTCATTCGCAGCTGGACGGGCTGGTGGACGAGGCCATGGGGAAGCGCGCGCCCGAAGAAATAAAGAGCATTGTGGCCTTTTTGACTGAAATGCTCGACCGCCTCAACGCCACCGGCGTCAAGGACAACTAACCGCGCAAATTACCCGCCCCTGCCCGCAAAACTCCGCCTCCGCGCCAGGCTCTGGTTATTCAACGCTGAACCCCGCCGCCGCAAGTTCGGCCGTACTCACTGCTCCGGCGCGCACCATGCGCAGCCGTCCCGCTCCGCCTGCCGCACAGCCCAAGGGTTTAACCACGGTTGAGGGCAACCCCCCGGCAGGCAACGGACCGCCTGCCAATATGGGCAACACTGGCAGGGAGGCATCCGCAGTTGCAGCATTTTCTGCGTACGCTGGTGGGCACGGCATATCCTGCGCCATGCGCAGCAACGCCTCCAGCAGGGCCGGATCAAGCTGCTGCGGCGTGCGCACGGCCTCGCCGCCGCTGAGGTTGGCGCTGCTTGCAGTGAGCGCCCCGCCAGCCTGTACTGCCAGCTGCGCCGCCAGCGGGTGCGGCGTGACACGCACGGCCGCCAGCCCCTCGCCGTTGACGAGCGCCGGGGGCAGGCATGGACGCGCAGGCAGCAGCACCGTGAGCGGGCCGGGCCAGAATGACAGCAGCCCCCGGGGCATGGCGGCAAGCTCCGCCACTTCGTCCACCTGGGCGGCATGAGCCGCCAGCAGGGGCAGCGGCTTGTGGACGGGCCGACGCTTGAGCTGATACACCCTTGCCACGGCGTCGGCATTGGCGGCAAGGCAGCCCACCCCGTAGAACGTCTCTGTGGGGAACACGAGCGTCCCGCCGCTCCGCAAAAATTCCGCAGCCTGGGGCAGCTCCATACCCGCGCACGGCGCAAGACCGCCGCAGCCCGGCGCTGCGCCATGGGCCGCCGCCGCTGGCAACTGCAACAAAAAACGAGAAGACATGACTGGCAAACCTTTGAAATACATAAGTGTGGGCAAACTGAAAACGCCGTTCTGGAAGGATGCCGCCGCCCACTATACAACGCGCATCACCCGCTGGCGCAAGCTGGACATAACCGAGGTGCGCGACGGCGATGCAGCCCTGCCGCAAGACCAGCGCAATGCTCTTGAAGGCCGCCGCATCATCGACGCTCTGGAGCCGCAGGATATAGCGCTGGTGCTGGACGAGCGCGGCCAGCACCTCACCTCGCCCCAGCTGGCCGATTTGCTGCGCCAGATGGATCACGACGCCAGAGGCCGGGCCTGCTTTATCGTGGGCGGAGCATGGGGGCTGGACGACGCCGTGCGCCAGCGCGCCAGCCGCTGCATCAGCCTTTCGCACATGACCCTGCCGCACGAGCTGGCCCGGGTGGTGCTGCTGGAGCAGCTGTACCGGGCGGAATGCATCCTGCGCAAGGTGCCTTATCATCATTAGGGGCGCCACCAAGAGCCCCCCAAAAAGCCGCAGCCCGCAACAGGCTTAGAGCACCTCGTAAATTCTGGCGAACACGTTGTCGTACACCAGCTTGAAATAGGGAGAGACGCGCGGATCCTGCGGATCGCCCACCAAAAGCTGCACCATCAGCGAATTGTACAGGCCCGCATCCATGGCAAGCTTTTCATCCGTTACCCGGTTGAAAAAAAAGTTGATGTTGCGGCGTTTTGAAAGAAATTCGTGCTGTTCTTCGGGCGTGGCCTTGGGGTGAGCGTCAAACCAGTCCTGAATATAATTGCGGCGCGTCACGCCTGTCTCTTCAAACACGCTGATGGACGAGGCGTAAATGGCGCTGCTGTTGCCCTCCAGGCGCACCTCGCCCGT is from Desulfovibrio desulfuricans and encodes:
- a CDS encoding NUDIX domain-containing protein, with the translated sequence MKRQVTCPHCGKPYSSYRNPTPTTDVVIYAPDRGVVIIRRANEPVGFALPGGFIEEGECAETAAVREMLEETGLDVELTGLLGVYSRPDRDPRQHTLTVAFTGSARNTDSLRAGDDAAQAAFYPLDALPQPLVFDHAQILADFAATLAGKRAIAGVQPRFDAVAPAAAGGEGAL
- a CDS encoding MarR family winged helix-turn-helix transcriptional regulator, which translates into the protein MKKDGHKNTVELRIQKSMLKTLGHEAAHGPRSAALSHALLGIMTRFQELERQCSKFGTDVDIHLAEIHTIMAIHNNPGIHVGGLAECLGVTKGSVSELLRRLERKGLAYKAKDPLKMTRLNVFLTDKGKIAHEHHMIFHSQLDGLVDEAMGKRAPEEIKSIVAFLTEMLDRLNATGVKDN
- a CDS encoding UbiD family decarboxylase, translating into MSYRNLQECVLDLEANGHLVRIDAEVDPHLELAAIQRRAFRAKAPALLFTRVRGTSFPMLSNLFGTRERLHFIFRRSLPAVEAVLAAKADPAAAVKHPLRSLKALPGLVNMLPQMRRARAEQAAAVPPVLQCRCKVADLPRLVCWPMDGGPFITLPLVYSEDPAKPGADASNLGMYRVQLGGNQYSPDEVGLHYQIHRGIGAHHARALELGKPLPVHIYVGGPPSLTVAAVMPLPEGLSELRFAGLLGGRRTEMASVPGLPLPVLAQADFCISGHVLPHCKPEGPFGDHVGYYSLAHDFPVLRVDAVHHRQGAIWPFTAVGRPPQEDTVFGDFIHELTGPLVPQVFQGICDVHAVDAAGVHPLLLAVGSERYTPYEDERRPRELITAGLHLLGTTQTALAKYVFLVAHEDAPGLTARDVPAFLRHLLERADFSRDLHFITRSTNDTLDYTGGALNEGSKLVWASAGKKKRELGCELAGPTAELPPLPSGFGPVRVCGPGLLVIGGPRHALGRNQPDPDMESLAEALALWPGREAFPLIVVADDAGFCAAGLDNFLWAAFTRSDPATDVYGASAATRARHWSCEAPLVIDARLKPFHAPPLEEDAAVIRKVEALAAPGGPLHNYL
- the nadE gene encoding NAD(+) synthase, encoding MKIALLQCNTVTGDVAGNLKRIISTARQAGAAGADLCVTPELALCGVAPGHYLCAQGFASGCLRALDILAAELKDGPSLLVGAPVPSVYASGLLSNAAVLVEKGGWQVVSRKVYQNQGQNPSVAESADEDARYFDRGISCGIVTMGGWRIGVVLCEDAQSEDGSFWKTRYASGHNPLMELVQRGVDALVHMAAAPFSVGAQETDEHLLSHVAARHHVHMFSVNMVGGNDSRVYNGQSLVFDPTGQLLARGKAFEEDVLVVDTARGQGTPKTPEPLAACVEEDYWRALVLGTRDFVRKCGAQKGIVAISGGMDSALVCSVAVEALGAANVTGVLLPSPHSSDGSLNDAAKLAKNLGITTVTLPIGPLMDAFAVALKPGLDLFEELPGDVTFENVQARIRGTLITSLANRAGALVLNTGNKSEGAMGYCTLYGDSVGALAVIGDLTKTQVYAVGRWYNAHRGAEIIPEEIFTKAPSAELRPGQKDSDSLLPYEDLDPILEDLLQPAEAESGPLSPTREEVRGKLFRAEFKRRQEPLSLYVSHVPFGGGWQTPVAGLFSLPD
- a CDS encoding L-threonylcarbamoyladenylate synthase, which codes for MSSRFLLQLPAAAAHGAAPGCGGLAPCAGMELPQAAEFLRSGGTLVFPTETFYGVGCLAANADAVARVYQLKRRPVHKPLPLLAAHAAQVDEVAELAAMPRGLLSFWPGPLTVLLPARPCLPPALVNGEGLAAVRVTPHPLAAQLAVQAGGALTASSANLSGGEAVRTPQQLDPALLEALLRMAQDMPCPPAYAENAATADASLPVLPILAGGPLPAGGLPSTVVKPLGCAAGGAGRLRMVRAGAVSTAELAAAGFSVE
- a CDS encoding 23S rRNA (pseudouridine(1915)-N(3))-methyltransferase RlmH, with protein sequence MTGKPLKYISVGKLKTPFWKDAAAHYTTRITRWRKLDITEVRDGDAALPQDQRNALEGRRIIDALEPQDIALVLDERGQHLTSPQLADLLRQMDHDARGRACFIVGGAWGLDDAVRQRASRCISLSHMTLPHELARVVLLEQLYRAECILRKVPYHH